CCGAGCGCCGAGGAGTTCGTGGTCTTCAACCGCTCCTGGTACAACCGCGCCGGCGTCGAGCGGGTGATGGGCTTCGCGACCGAGAAGCAGGTCGAGGCGTTCTTCGAGGACGTGGTGCCGTTCGAGCAGATGCTGGCGCGCGACGGCATCCTCTTCCGCAAATACTATCTCGACATCTCGCGCGGCGAGCAGAAGAAGCGGCTGGCCGCGCGGCAGAAGGATCCTCTCAAGCGCTGGAAGATCTCGCCGATCGACGCGGTGGCGAGCAAGAAATGGCACGACTATTCGAAGGCGCGCGACGCGATGTTCGCACGGACCAGCCACCCGGCCGCGCCGTGGCGGATCGTGGGCAGCGACGTGAAGAAGATCGCGCGGCTGGAGCTGATCCGCGACCTGCTCGGCAGCTTCGACTATCCGCACAAGGACAAGGCGCTGACCCGCGCCGACCGCGACGTGCTGTTCGAATGGAGCGTCGAAGCAAGCGAAGCGGGGCGGATCGCGAAATGAAAACGGCCGGCGCGGTCGCGCCGGCCGTCCCCTTGCCCGC
The nucleotide sequence above comes from Rhizomicrobium sp.. Encoded proteins:
- the ppk2 gene encoding polyphosphate kinase 2; amino-acid sequence: MSFARQGADILLRCPSSRQRPSVVSTIAGMAAPARMRQYRPMDKEEIDKRDYKRELHKLQMELVKLQRHLLKRNSRVLIIVEGRDGAGKDGTIKRLIEHMSPRDTRVHAPGKPSNREESQWYFERFVRYLPSAEEFVVFNRSWYNRAGVERVMGFATEKQVEAFFEDVVPFEQMLARDGILFRKYYLDISRGEQKKRLAARQKDPLKRWKISPIDAVASKKWHDYSKARDAMFARTSHPAAPWRIVGSDVKKIARLELIRDLLGSFDYPHKDKALTRADRDVLFEWSVEASEAGRIAK